A genomic window from Glycine max cultivar Williams 82 chromosome 17, Glycine_max_v4.0, whole genome shotgun sequence includes:
- the LOC100817627 gene encoding NHP2-like protein 1 yields the protein MTGEAVNPKAYPLADAQLSITILDLVQQAANYKQLKKGANEATKTLNRGISEFVVMAADTEPLEILLHLPLLAEDKNVPYVFVPSKQALGRACGVTRPVIACSVTTNEGSQLKSQIQQLKDAIEKLLI from the exons ATG ACAGGAGAAGCAGTGAACCCCAAAGCTTACCCTTTGGCGGATGCCCAACTCTCAATAACCATACTAGACCTTGTTCAACAAGCTGCCAACTACAAGCAGCTCAAAAAAGGTGCTAATGAAG CCACTAAAACCCTGAACAGGGGTATCTCTGAATTTGTTGTGATGGCTGCTGATACTGAGCCCCTTGAGATTCTTCTACATCTTCCTCTACTTGCTGAGGATAAG AATGTGCCCTACGTGTTTGTCCCTTCAAAACAAGCACTTGGACGTGCATGTGGGGTCACCAGGCCAGTGATTGCTTGTTCTGTGACAACTAATGAAGGGAGTCAATTGAAATCTCAAATTCAGCAACTAAAG GATGCTATTGAGAAGCTTTTAATCTGA